TACATGAGCAGGCTCAGCCTAGGGGAATAATTGCCAACAAACACTTTTGGGAAGCCTGGGACCATGGCTCTGCCAGGAATCTATGACATCTCCAGGGCATCATTTGAGTCCTGCCTTCTCAAAGTGCTTGTGACAGGCAGACGTGATTGCAGCCACGAACACGATGAACTCACTGAAGTCCACCTGGGCATCTCCATTGGCGTCCAGGTCCTTGAGCAATTTATCCACGGCATCCTTGTCCTTTCCACTCTAGAGGAGAGAGAGGCTCAAGGTCAGCAGTGAGGGTGCCTGTGCAGGGCCTCGGCCTCCACCAAGCACCGCTGCTGGGCAGGAGCAGGGCACCCACATCTGCGTCACCTTTGCTGTcattcaggctcagggccagggccagctgTGCATAGCAGACACATGGCATTCCTGGCCTTA
This genomic interval from Gorilla gorilla gorilla isolate KB3781 chromosome 3, NHGRI_mGorGor1-v2.1_pri, whole genome shotgun sequence contains the following:
- the S100P gene encoding protein S100-P, with the translated sequence MTELETAMGMIIDVFSRYSGSEGSTQTLTKGELKVLMEKELPGFLQSGKDKDAVDKLLKDLDANGDAQVDFSEFIVFVAAITSACHKHFEKAGLK